The genomic interval ACGGGCGCCCCTCGCTCTCAAACGTTGGTGATTACCCACATCGTCGTGGATCGCGCGTATCAAGACCTCGCGGGTTTTCAAAACCCGCGAGGTCTGGTAGATATGGGTAATCACCAGATCACCGCTCAGGGTAGACCGCAAAAGTGTCGGGGGCATGAGGATGCCACGGCAAATAACTCGTCATTCCGGCATGGTTTTGGCCGGAATCCACTCAAAAGGTTTAACGCCGATCATGGCAAGGCTGGATGCCGGCTAACTACATGCCGGCATAACGATCAGTCGCGGTCCGGATAGTTCAGCGGTATACCCCACCGCTCCAGCAATTCTCATTTTGGAGTCGGCCACCAGTATGCCCCCTCATCCCCTGACCCCTGCTCCCCCGCGCGCGCGGGGGAGCAGGGGAAAAGCTAACGGGGAGGTGCGCGGCGGCGCAGCCGCCGCGCACCTCCCCTAAGAATCTCGCCCCCTCCCAACTTTGTTGGGAGGGGGTCGGGGGGAGGGCAACGCCGCCAAGGGGCCAGTTCATAGCAAGCCGGCGTTGGAAAGTACCCGTCCAAAGCCAAAATGGGAATTGCTGCCACCGCTCAAGCGGCATTGCATTTTACCGTCTAAAATGCTATGATGCCGCCCATCCGAACCTGCAAGGGTCGGTCAGGCAGTGAACGCACACTGCCGGGGGTGGGGATTACGCAGAGGATTTGGACGATTCGCATTCCGGGCCAGCTTCAACGCGCCGGAGTTGATATCGGTCGCACGTATGGGTGGCTCCAATTTTGTTTTCTTCGTGCCGACGCTGCTGGCCGTGTTTGTTTGCAGTGGCATCGCCTTGTATGCCTGGCGGCAGCAGGTGCCGGGCGCGCGACCATTCGCCGTTCTGATGTTAGCCGCGGCCGAATGGTCGCTGTGCAGCGCGCTTGGATTCATCAGCACGGAACGCGCGACCGCCGAGTTCTGGGCGCACGCGCAGTACCTCGGATTCGTAACGGCCCCGGCGGCGTGGCTGGCGCTGGCGCTTGAATATGGCGGCAACGCGCACTGGCTGACCCGCCGTACGTTGGCGCTGCTGGCGCTGATGCCGGTCGTCACGCTGGCGCTCGTGATCACCAACCAGTACCACGGTTTGATCATCGCCGATTTCGATATCGACCCCACCGAAATGCACGCGGTCGAAGAGCCCGGCCTGTGGTACTGGGTCGTGGATGCCTATTCGTACGGGCTTCTGCTCCTCGGCGCCGGCACGCTCCTGCCCCTGTTTCGGCGTTCGGGAACGATCTACCGCTGGCAGATCACGACGATGGTGATTGGCGCCGCGCTGCCGTGGGTACTCGATCTGCTCGCCGACACGGGATTGACGCCGTTCCCGCGCGACGTGAACATGACCGCGGTCGGCTTCATCTTCACCGGCGGCCTGTTCACCTGGGGACTGTTCCGTTTTCGGCTGCTCGATCTGGCGCCGGTGGCGCGCGGCGCGATTATCGAGAACCTGAGCGAAGGCGTGATCGTGCTGGACACACAAGACCGCATCGTGGACCTCAATCCCGCGGGGCGGGCGATGCTCGGACGGACCGACAACACGCCGATCGGCCAGCCGCTGGCGGTGGCGTGGCCGCCGGTGCGCGTGCTGCTGGATCCGCCACCGCCGGCCGTACCCCGCGCCGAAGAGTCCTTCACTGCGGATGACGCCACACCCGAGGACAAGTCGCGCTGCGAGATCGCGCTGCCGCCCGAGGCGCCCACCGTTTTCTACGAGGCGCTCATCCAATCATGGACGCATGACGGCCGACCGGCCGGCCGGGTGGTCATCGTGCGCAATATTACGCGGCGCAAGCAGGCCGAGCAGGCCATCCTGCGACGCAACGGCGAGCTGGCCGCGCTCAACCGGCTGGGCCAGTCGCTCAGCCGCTTGACGGAGCCGACGGAGCTGGTCGATCTCATCCTCGCCACCATCGGGCAGGTGATCAACAACCGCAACCTGTACATCGCGCTGTACGATGAGGTCACCCAGTCCATCTCGTTTCCGCTGTATGTGGTCAACGGCGAGCGCATTGCGCGCGAGTCGCGCCCCATGGTCCACGGCCTGACGGAGCACGTTATTCGCACCGGCATGTCGCTATTTCTGCCGCGCAATCTTGAGAACGCCACAAACGAACTGGGCATCGAGCGGCAGCACCGTCCGGCCGCTTGCTATCTGGGCGTGCCAATGCTGGCCGGCGAGCGGGTGATCGGCGTGATCGCCGTACAGGACTACGAGCACGAGGACGCCTTCGACTGGGGCCATGTGGCCATGCTCACCACGATCGCTTCGCAGGCGACCGTCGCGCTGGAAAACGCGCGCCTCTTCGCCGAAACGCGCCGCCGCGCCGAGCAGTTGCAGGCGATCAATGATGTCGAGTACGTGCTGACGACCACCATGCAGCCGGAGGTGCTCGCTACGGAAATCGTGCACGTCCTCTCCTCGCGCCTCAATATTCGGCATGTCGCGCTCGGCCTGATCGACGGCGACGAGATTGTCTTCCGGGTAACCGACAACGAGGATGAGGACGAGGCTGTGCTGCGGCCGTTACTGAGCCTCCCGCGCGGCGGCGAGAGTATCACCGCGCAAGCCGCTGCCCTCGGCAAGACGACGGTGGTGCACGACACCCAACTCGAGCCGCGTTTCCAGCCGTTCGCGGACTGGCCGCACACGCGCAGCGAGGTCGCGGTGCCGCTCAAGACGCAGGCCGGCGTCATCGGCGTGCTCAACTTCGAGAGCGATGAGGTCAATGCGTTCGCGCCGGAACTGGTCGCACTGGTGGAGACGGTCGCCGGGCAGATCGCCATCGCCGTGGAGAACGCGCGCCTGTTCGCGGAAACACAGCGCCTGTCCGTCACCGACACGCTCACGGGCGTGTCCAACCGGCGGCAACTGTTCGAGATCGGCGCGCGGGAGATCAGCCGCGCCCGCCGGCTCGGGCAGCCGCTATCCGCCATCATGGTAGATATCGATCACTTCAAGCGGGTCAACGACACGTACGGTCACGCGGTCGGGGATCAGGTGTTGCAGGACATGGCGCGAACTTGCCAGCGACACGTTCGCGATAGCGACATCATCGCGCGCTACGGCGGCGAGGAGTTTGCCATCCTGCTGGTCGATACCGATCGCCACGGCGCCTGCCGGTCGGCGGAACGCCTGCGCGCGCACGTCGAGCACATGGTGACCGACACCCCGCAGGGCCCGCTGCGCATCACGCTCAGCGCCGGCGTCGCCGAGGTGCGCGCAGACAGCGACCTGGCCGAGGCGCTGAATCGTGCCGACCAGATGCTGTATGCCGCCAAGCAGTCCGGGCGTAACTGCGTGCGGGCTGAATAGGCTGCCCTGCGGCGGGTGAACGTCGCCAGGTGTCCGAGTGGCTTCGCTTACGGCTCGCGCACGCGTCGCGCGGCGGCGGTTATCTCACTTTCTGCCCACGACTACTTCAGAGGAAATGATGTTGGGGATGAACTCGCGCTGAATGTCACGAAAGCCGCCTGTTATGGTTTCTTTGCGACGACAATCTCCACGGGTACACCCCAGTACGACATCTTTGTCGTATCCAGGATTTGGAACCGGGCGTCTTCCAACGCCTGCCGAACAAAGATCGGTCGGCAGTCAACGTAATCGGGGAATTTCGCATGACCCCATTCATAAAGCCGTACAAGCATACTGGATTTTCCTTCTTTGGACATTGCCACCACGCAGATACGCCCGCCACTCTTGAGAACTCTCTGGCATTGCTGCAAAACAACGGGGATTTCGGGTGTGTCGAAGAGTTCAAGAGTGAAACTCGTAAAAACCGCGTCGAAGGAATTGGCGTCGAAGGGGAGGTTGGCGGCATCGCCGAGCTTTAGCTCCACTCGCTCTGCCAGACCTGCTCGCTCTACTCTTGATTGCGTGACGTGGCGCATGCCCTCCGAGATGTCCAGCCCGTAGACTTTCCCCGAACTGGCAACGGATTGAGCCAGGGCAAGGGTGCAATGTCCGGTGCCGAAGCCGATTTCAAGAACCTGCTCGCTTTCCTTCGCACTCAGTTTTTGCAGGCCGATTTCTCTGAACTTCTTCTCGCCCCACCCAACCAACACGTCATACCAGCGGCTAAACATGTCATAGCTCAGCTTGGCTGCTTCCTTCGACCTTGTGACTCGACTTATTTGAGTTGTCTCTGCAGAACGGCTCATGGCTGATATTTCACTTTCTCCCCACTACAACTTCGGAGGGGATGATGTTCTTGATAAACTCGCGTTGAACGTCGCGAAAGCCAGCCTGCCGCGTGAGCTCGGCCATCAATACCGGACGGCATCCGCCCCAGAGGTAGGGAACCAGCCTGCCCGGAGTAGCGCGGTACAACCTCTCCCACAGGGTGATGCCCCGGTCTTTGCTCAGGTTCACCATGACCAGCCGACCGTTATTCTTCAGCACGCGCCGGAACTCACCCAGGACGATTGGCATATCGTTCAGCGGGATCAGGTCCAGCATGTAGCTGTTGAACAGAACGTCAAAGGAGTTGTCATCGAAGGGGAGCGAACGGGCGTCGCCCTGCCGGAGATCGACGTTGGTGAAGCCCGCCCCCGCCGCCGCGCGTCTGGTCTTTTCCAGCATCCTGGGCGACAGGTCTAGGCCGTAGACAACGTTTGCCCGGTCTACGCGCTTCAAAACCTCAAGCAGCGTCGCTCCCGTGCCCACGGCCACCTCAAGCACCCGGTCGTGGGGCTGGATGGCTGCCAGCGCCAATCCTCGCAACCTGGGCTTTCTCTCCATCGGAACTACTACAATGCCATAGAAGCGGCTCCACAAGTCATAAGTACGCTGGATGGCGCTCACCGTGACCGGCGCCTCGATCATTTGTCCCTCATCGGCCTGGACCATTTGGCTCCTCCCCATAGAGTTTCTCGCTCACTGCGCGCAGCGTGGATAGTTCCGAAACATCGCGGTCCAACCGCGGCAGGCGTGTCCTGACGAGATCGGCAAAGCGATCCTCGGTCTCGCCGAGGTAGCGCCTCTGCAGGCATGCTCTGGCCGCCAGGAAGCGGTTGCCTTCGATGACTTCGGGACTTCCCTTTTGGTGAAACAGGTCAACAGGCATGGGGTATATCCTCCTTGTACTTGTAATAGACAATATGTGTATGTACGAAATAAATATGCAAAAAAAAAGCGCGGCGGGCCCCTTGCCCTAGCCCGCACAGCAAATTCTAAACACTTTCTCAATCGCCCTGGCGACCTGTTCGATGGTGCGCAGCAGGGCAGAGCGCTCTTCCTCCCGCAATTCATCCAGGACTTGTTTGAAGAACTCCTGCATCGCGCGCTCCACGACGCGCCGCAGTTCGCGCCCCCGATCGGTGAGCTTGACTCGCACCACGCGTCGATCCTCGTGGTCGGACTCGCGATATACCAGCCCTCGTTCGACAAGTTGATCCACATAGCGGGTCATCGTGCTGCCGGCCAACCCCATGGCCTCGCTCAAGTCATTCATGCTGAGATAGCCCTGCTGCGGAAGGGACAACAAGGTGTACCCCTGCGAGGCAGTCACGCCGTTCTCTGCCAGACACGCTTGATTGCATAGCTCGTAGGCTCTGACAAGTTGGTGAAGCTCGCGTTGAAAGCTGGCTGCGAAGGCACTCGATTTAAGGTTCATAGAGTCATCGACTGAATTAAATTTGTAATTGCGTATATTTGTATTATACAACTATTTTCGCTTTTGTCAAGCATTGGATAAGCACGAGCAGGGCCATTCAATTGTCGTAGTGCACGATCATAATCCGATGAAGCGTGCCCTGAGCGGCACACGACGCCGTCGCGTGTCGCTCAAGGCATGGGCGCACCTTGTCAAGGCACTGCTGAATCGCCCTGAAGTTCGAGTGGATCACGCTCAATGCTCTGCGCGTCTTGAGGGCCGCCGGGCGCTGGCCGTGAACGCTATGATTTGCCCTGGATCGCGCGCATCGCGTGGCGACGGTTGCCCATCGTCGCCATCATGCCGGCCATAAAGCCGATCGCCGTCAGCGCGGCCAGCCCGATCTTCGTCACATCCACAATTGGCTGCACTGCCACACCGTCCGGCCGAATGACGATGGCGGCGACCGGGCGCGCCAGCACCCGCCCGCCGCCGCCCCCGCCGGAACCGTAGCCGGTGTGCTCCTGCGCGCCGCCGTCTGCGCTGGACGGGCCGGCACCGCCGCCCACACCAACGCCGACGACGCTGAACAGTTCGGCCGCCGGGATCACGATCGTATCGCCGCTGACGACGGGCTCGCCGTACACCGCTTCGACGCGCGCCACGTCAAGGTGCTTTTCAAGCAGGCGCTGCATCGTGGTCAATGGCAGAGCGGCGTCGGGGTTGACGTTTTCGTTCGACATAGCAGACCTCGAATCGGCCGGCGCAGCGCGCCGGGCCGGGTAGTATTAGCGCCGCGCGCGGCGCGACAGTCCCAGGCAGAACAGCGCAAGGGCGGCGCCGCCGAACAGTGCCAACTGCATGAGGCGCGTCAGATCATGCACCGGCAGCACGCGCTCGCCGCCGGCGTCGCGCACCCGCACGGCGCTCGGCCGGTTCCAGATCAGGCCGCCAAACGGCGGCAGTTCCAGCCGCAGCGCGCGCGACTGCACGACGAGCTGCCGCCCGGCCGCCAGGATCGGCTCGCTGACGTGCGTCTCGTAGGCGATGCGAGGCAGCAACGGTGTTAATGGCATATCGCTCTCTCCAAAAATGGGCGCCGGATCGCGCTTAAAACAGCCCGCGCAGCATCAGGAAGAAGCCGAAAATGAGCAGCGGGATGCCGATAATGGCGCCGATCACCGTCACGGTCAGCAGGACGCCGACGATCATGAACA from Chloroflexota bacterium carries:
- a CDS encoding MarR family transcriptional regulator is translated as MNLKSSAFAASFQRELHQLVRAYELCNQACLAENGVTASQGYTLLSLPQQGYLSMNDLSEAMGLAGSTMTRYVDQLVERGLVYRESDHEDRRVVRVKLTDRGRELRRVVERAMQEFFKQVLDELREEERSALLRTIEQVARAIEKVFRICCAG
- a CDS encoding class I SAM-dependent methyltransferase, whose amino-acid sequence is MVQADEGQMIEAPVTVSAIQRTYDLWSRFYGIVVVPMERKPRLRGLALAAIQPHDRVLEVAVGTGATLLEVLKRVDRANVVYGLDLSPRMLEKTRRAAAGAGFTNVDLRQGDARSLPFDDNSFDVLFNSYMLDLIPLNDMPIVLGEFRRVLKNNGRLVMVNLSKDRGITLWERLYRATPGRLVPYLWGGCRPVLMAELTRQAGFRDVQREFIKNIIPSEVVVGRK
- a CDS encoding class I SAM-dependent methyltransferase; the protein is MFSRWYDVLVGWGEKKFREIGLQKLSAKESEQVLEIGFGTGHCTLALAQSVASSGKVYGLDISEGMRHVTQSRVERAGLAERVELKLGDAANLPFDANSFDAVFTSFTLELFDTPEIPVVLQQCQRVLKSGGRICVVAMSKEGKSSMLVRLYEWGHAKFPDYVDCRPIFVRQALEDARFQILDTTKMSYWGVPVEIVVAKKP
- a CDS encoding diguanylate cyclase, coding for MGGSNFVFFVPTLLAVFVCSGIALYAWRQQVPGARPFAVLMLAAAEWSLCSALGFISTERATAEFWAHAQYLGFVTAPAAWLALALEYGGNAHWLTRRTLALLALMPVVTLALVITNQYHGLIIADFDIDPTEMHAVEEPGLWYWVVDAYSYGLLLLGAGTLLPLFRRSGTIYRWQITTMVIGAALPWVLDLLADTGLTPFPRDVNMTAVGFIFTGGLFTWGLFRFRLLDLAPVARGAIIENLSEGVIVLDTQDRIVDLNPAGRAMLGRTDNTPIGQPLAVAWPPVRVLLDPPPPAVPRAEESFTADDATPEDKSRCEIALPPEAPTVFYEALIQSWTHDGRPAGRVVIVRNITRRKQAEQAILRRNGELAALNRLGQSLSRLTEPTELVDLILATIGQVINNRNLYIALYDEVTQSISFPLYVVNGERIARESRPMVHGLTEHVIRTGMSLFLPRNLENATNELGIERQHRPAACYLGVPMLAGERVIGVIAVQDYEHEDAFDWGHVAMLTTIASQATVALENARLFAETRRRAEQLQAINDVEYVLTTTMQPEVLATEIVHVLSSRLNIRHVALGLIDGDEIVFRVTDNEDEDEAVLRPLLSLPRGGESITAQAAALGKTTVVHDTQLEPRFQPFADWPHTRSEVAVPLKTQAGVIGVLNFESDEVNAFAPELVALVETVAGQIAIAVENARLFAETQRLSVTDTLTGVSNRRQLFEIGAREISRARRLGQPLSAIMVDIDHFKRVNDTYGHAVGDQVLQDMARTCQRHVRDSDIIARYGGEEFAILLVDTDRHGACRSAERLRAHVEHMVTDTPQGPLRITLSAGVAEVRADSDLAEALNRADQMLYAAKQSGRNCVRAE